Proteins encoded within one genomic window of Actinomycetota bacterium:
- a CDS encoding pyruvate, phosphate dikinase gives MSKKYVYDFSEGSKEMKDLLGGKGANLAEMTSMGIPVPDGFTITTEACIAYGKQGNQFPEGLDAEIETHLTRLEEATGKTLGDPENPLLVSVRSGAKFSMPGMMDTVLNLGLNDDSVLGLAKKTGDDRFAWDAYRRFIQMFGKVVMEVEGQLFEDAITARRDEAGVKFDNELNPDQLRLLVEDFKKILEKETGRSFPSEPREQLELSIQAVFRSWGNPRAVTYRRHYNISDDLGTAVNVQLMVFGNMGDDSGTGVAFTRNPSTGEKEIFGDYLTNAQGEDVVAGIRKTKKLAEMEAEMPSVFAELTGVMQKLEQHYREMEDIEFTIEQDKLYMLQTRDGKRTAAAAVKIASDLVEEGLITREQAVAKIDPGQLDQLLHPMIDPSQTYEALTQGLNASPGAAVGKVVFDADTAAERGKAGEAVILVRWETSPDDIHGLINAEGVLTSHGGMTSHAAVVARGMGKPAVCGADQVNISEKDKQFTVNGVTVSEGDILTIDGTTGKVILGAVDLVPPQINENFQAIVGWADEIRTMSVRTNADTPEDAEKAREFGAQGIGLCRTEHMFMAEDRLPIVRKMILAEDKEARAAALAQLLPMQQGDFEDIFEAMHGLPVTIRLLDPPLHEFLPDYTELMVELERAKLTGASEAEIATKEELATRVRSLKEMNPMLGTRGCRLGIQWPEIYEMQVRAIMLAAVAVQKKMGDAPLVEIMIPLVGYAEELHLMRELTVKACDDVLASAGVSIDYLVGTMIELPRAALTADHISDYADFFSFGTNDLTQTALGFSRDDAEGKFLTYYLEEGIIKNNPFETIDVNGVGKLVEIAVGLSREKKPNIKLGVCGEHGGEPESVKFCHRAGLNYVSCSPYRVPLARLAAAQAVLEEKAMVYTTA, from the coding sequence GCTCCAAGGAGATGAAGGACCTCCTCGGGGGCAAGGGCGCAAACCTGGCCGAGATGACCTCTATGGGCATTCCGGTGCCTGACGGATTCACCATCACCACCGAGGCCTGCATCGCATATGGCAAGCAGGGTAACCAGTTCCCCGAGGGCCTTGATGCCGAGATCGAAACCCACTTGACCAGACTCGAGGAAGCGACCGGCAAGACGCTCGGCGACCCCGAGAACCCGCTGCTGGTCAGCGTCCGTTCCGGCGCCAAGTTCAGCATGCCGGGCATGATGGATACGGTCCTGAACCTGGGACTCAACGACGATTCCGTACTCGGCCTGGCCAAGAAGACAGGTGACGACCGTTTCGCCTGGGATGCCTACCGCCGCTTCATCCAGATGTTCGGCAAGGTAGTGATGGAAGTGGAAGGCCAGCTCTTCGAGGACGCCATCACCGCCAGGCGCGACGAGGCTGGCGTCAAGTTCGATAACGAACTGAATCCCGACCAGCTGAGGCTTCTGGTGGAGGACTTCAAAAAGATCCTGGAAAAAGAGACCGGCCGCTCCTTTCCGAGCGAGCCCCGCGAACAGCTGGAGCTATCCATCCAGGCAGTGTTCCGCAGCTGGGGCAACCCACGCGCAGTCACTTACCGTCGGCATTACAATATCTCCGACGACCTGGGTACCGCTGTCAACGTGCAGCTGATGGTCTTCGGTAACATGGGTGATGATTCAGGCACCGGAGTCGCCTTCACGCGCAACCCCTCCACCGGCGAGAAAGAGATCTTCGGCGACTACCTCACAAACGCCCAGGGTGAAGACGTTGTCGCCGGCATCCGTAAGACCAAGAAACTCGCGGAGATGGAGGCCGAGATGCCATCCGTCTTCGCAGAACTCACCGGCGTCATGCAGAAGCTCGAACAGCACTACCGCGAGATGGAGGACATCGAGTTCACCATCGAGCAGGACAAGCTCTACATGCTCCAGACCCGCGACGGCAAGCGCACTGCCGCCGCCGCAGTCAAGATCGCTTCAGACCTGGTGGAAGAAGGTCTGATCACCCGCGAGCAGGCCGTCGCCAAGATCGACCCGGGCCAGCTGGACCAGCTGCTGCACCCGATGATCGATCCCAGCCAGACTTATGAAGCCCTGACGCAGGGCCTGAACGCCTCTCCGGGCGCTGCCGTGGGCAAGGTCGTGTTCGACGCTGACACGGCCGCCGAGCGCGGAAAAGCCGGCGAGGCCGTCATCCTCGTGCGCTGGGAGACCAGCCCCGACGACATCCACGGCCTCATCAATGCCGAGGGCGTCCTCACCTCCCATGGCGGCATGACCAGCCACGCGGCGGTCGTCGCCCGCGGCATGGGCAAACCCGCAGTCTGCGGCGCTGACCAGGTGAATATCTCCGAGAAGGATAAACAGTTCACCGTCAATGGTGTAACGGTAAGCGAAGGCGACATCCTCACCATCGACGGCACCACCGGCAAGGTGATCCTCGGCGCCGTGGACCTGGTGCCGCCTCAGATAAACGAGAATTTCCAGGCCATCGTCGGCTGGGCCGACGAGATCCGCACCATGTCCGTCCGCACAAACGCCGACACTCCCGAAGACGCCGAGAAGGCACGCGAATTCGGCGCCCAGGGCATAGGTCTCTGCCGTACCGAGCATATGTTCATGGCTGAGGACCGTCTGCCGATCGTCCGCAAGATGATCCTGGCGGAAGACAAGGAAGCCCGCGCCGCCGCCCTGGCACAGCTCCTGCCGATGCAGCAGGGCGATTTTGAGGACATCTTCGAGGCCATGCACGGCCTGCCGGTTACCATCCGGCTGCTCGATCCGCCGCTGCACGAGTTCCTTCCTGATTACACTGAACTGATGGTCGAGCTGGAGCGCGCCAAACTGACAGGCGCCAGCGAAGCCGAGATAGCCACAAAGGAAGAACTGGCCACCCGGGTCCGTTCGCTCAAGGAGATGAACCCGATGCTGGGTACCCGCGGCTGCCGCCTCGGAATCCAGTGGCCGGAGATATACGAGATGCAGGTGCGCGCCATCATGCTGGCTGCAGTTGCGGTCCAGAAGAAGATGGGCGACGCGCCGCTGGTGGAGATCATGATCCCGCTGGTAGGTTACGCCGAAGAGCTGCACCTCATGCGGGAACTGACAGTCAAGGCGTGTGACGATGTCCTCGCCAGTGCTGGTGTCAGCATCGACTACCTGGTGGGAACGATGATCGAGTTGCCTCGCGCAGCTCTAACCGCCGACCATATCTCCGACTACGCCGACTTCTTCAGCTTCGGAACCAACGACCTGACCCAGACTGCTCTCGGATTCTCGAGGGACGACGCCGAGGGCAAGTTCCTCACCTATTACCTCGAAGAGGGCATCATCAAGAACAACCCCTTCGAGACCATAGACGTGAACGGTGTCGGCAAGCTGGTCGAGATCGCTGTGGGCCTCAGTCGTGAGAAGAAGCCGAACATCAAACTAGGCGTCTGCGGCGAGCATGGTGGCGAGCCTGAGAGCGTCAAGTTCTGCCACCGGGCCGGCCTTAACTATGTCAGCTGCTCTCCTTACCGGGTTCCACTGGCGCGGCTGGCTGCAGCCCAGGCGGTGCTGGAAGAGAAGGCGATGGTCTATACGACCGCCTGA
- a CDS encoding deoxyguanosinetriphosphate triphosphohydrolase codes for MSSKPTAASITVKWEEENLSSHAVKAADSLGRTVAEESCSLRTCFQRDRDRIVHSKSFRRLKHKTQVFIAPEGDHYRTRLTHTLEVSGISRTAARSLRLNEDLAEAISLGHDLGHTPFGHIGEEALSVSLQKRTGRRFEHNRQSLRVVQKLEGEGRGLNLCREVEDGILNHTGPDLPSTLEGRIVRIADRVAYINHDIDDALRSGIIISEDLPRQEIALLGETSSQRIDALVHDLVDSSWEQGEVVQSSKMKEAMDSLRSFLFERVYIGSVYRRETRRVSRLVESLFEYYLAHPDLLPAWNDDAGNDLPAQVTDYIAGMTDRFAIRTFKDLFLPSEWDL; via the coding sequence ATGAGCTCGAAGCCGACAGCCGCATCCATCACCGTGAAGTGGGAGGAAGAAAACCTCTCCAGCCATGCCGTGAAAGCGGCTGACAGCCTGGGCCGAACCGTCGCGGAGGAATCCTGCTCGCTAAGGACCTGCTTCCAGCGTGATCGCGACCGCATCGTCCACAGCAAGAGTTTCAGGCGGCTCAAGCACAAGACCCAGGTCTTCATCGCCCCCGAGGGCGACCATTACCGTACCCGCCTCACCCACACGCTGGAAGTCTCAGGCATCTCGCGTACAGCAGCCCGGTCCCTGCGTCTGAACGAGGACCTTGCCGAGGCGATCAGCCTTGGCCACGATCTCGGTCATACACCCTTCGGCCACATAGGCGAGGAAGCTCTGAGCGTTTCGCTGCAGAAGCGTACCGGCCGCCGTTTCGAACACAACCGCCAGAGCCTGCGGGTGGTGCAGAAACTGGAGGGGGAGGGGAGAGGCTTGAATCTTTGCCGGGAAGTCGAGGATGGTATCCTGAACCACACAGGACCCGATCTGCCGTCGACGCTTGAGGGCCGTATCGTCCGCATCGCCGACCGGGTCGCCTACATAAATCACGACATCGATGACGCCCTGAGGTCCGGCATCATCATATCGGAAGACCTTCCCCGGCAGGAGATCGCCCTGCTCGGCGAAACCAGCAGCCAGCGCATCGACGCCCTGGTCCACGACCTGGTCGACTCCAGCTGGGAGCAGGGTGAAGTGGTACAGAGCAGCAAAATGAAAGAGGCTATGGACAGCCTCAGGTCGTTCCTGTTCGAAAGGGTCTATATCGGTTCCGTTTACCGGCGAGAGACCCGGCGGGTGAGCCGGCTGGTTGAGAGCCTGTTTGAATATTACCTGGCTCATCCGGACCTGTTGCCTGCCTGGAATGACGACGCCGGAAATGACCTGCCCGCGCAGGTCACCGATTATATCGCCGGCATGACCGACAGGTTTGCCATCCGCACCTTCAAGGACCTGTTCCTGCCCAGCGAATGGGATCTATAG